A single Kitasatospora sp. NBC_00374 DNA region contains:
- a CDS encoding ATP-dependent DNA ligase, with protein sequence MASRAQMSPVQLPQVEPMLATPGPLPTGAGWWAEVKWDGARCLAYVERGQVRLAGRRGTDFTARFPEVAEALETVSGPLVLDGEIVVMQSGRPSFHGLQSRVHRSRPASIKAGRTAAPAILVVFDVLHTQRPLLTVPYEERRGLLESLNLELPQVRVPPAWPSVADAFDWTRGQHLEGIVAKRAGSLYRPGARSRDWVKSKHLQVADVVIGGWLPGGRGEASVRAVLAGVPAAEGGQLLFVGAVGTGFADAERRALGALLHRLSTPTSPFVAPVGGMGLLTGTEVRFAVPRLHAEVEFLELTPAGRLRHPVWRGLRDDDAAPGPIG encoded by the coding sequence ATGGCCTCCCGAGCGCAGATGTCGCCGGTGCAGCTCCCCCAGGTCGAGCCGATGCTCGCGACTCCAGGACCGCTGCCGACCGGTGCCGGATGGTGGGCGGAGGTGAAGTGGGACGGAGCCCGGTGCCTCGCCTATGTCGAGCGCGGCCAGGTCCGGCTGGCCGGCCGCAGAGGGACAGACTTCACAGCCCGCTTCCCGGAGGTCGCCGAGGCTCTGGAGACCGTCTCGGGGCCTCTGGTCCTGGACGGCGAGATCGTGGTGATGCAGAGCGGGCGGCCGTCGTTCCACGGACTGCAGAGCAGGGTGCACCGCTCGCGGCCGGCGTCCATTAAGGCCGGGCGGACAGCGGCGCCGGCCATCCTGGTGGTCTTCGACGTGCTGCACACCCAGCGACCACTGCTCACCGTGCCCTACGAGGAGCGTCGAGGCCTTCTGGAATCGCTCAATCTGGAGCTGCCGCAGGTGCGAGTGCCGCCTGCGTGGCCGTCGGTCGCCGACGCCTTCGACTGGACCCGCGGTCAGCACCTCGAAGGGATCGTGGCCAAGCGGGCCGGCTCGCTGTACCGGCCCGGGGCTCGCTCTCGGGACTGGGTCAAGTCCAAGCACCTGCAAGTGGCCGACGTCGTGATCGGCGGCTGGCTCCCGGGTGGGCGGGGTGAGGCCAGCGTGCGGGCGGTCCTGGCTGGGGTGCCCGCTGCTGAGGGCGGTCAGCTGCTGTTCGTCGGCGCTGTGGGCACCGGCTTCGCCGATGCAGAGCGCCGGGCCCTGGGCGCCCTGCTGCATCGCCTGTCTACGCCGACCAGCCCGTTCGTCGCACCGGTCGGCGGCATGGGACTGCTGACCGGCACCGAGGTCCGGTTCGCTGTGCCGCGGCTTCACGCCGAGGTGGAGTTCCTGGAGCTCACCCCGGCAGGCCGCCTTCGGCATCCGGTGTGGCGGGGACTGCGGGATGACGATGCCGCACCCGGGCCGATCGGATAG
- a CDS encoding WhiB family transcriptional regulator, whose amino-acid sequence MGPSTDTGEEEVLHDYDWGDAAACRDTDPDTMFVEQAKQERAKTTCLGCPVRTECLAHALDNQLEFGVWGGMTERERRALLRRRPTVTSWRELLESARAEHARATTDPRCTAA is encoded by the coding sequence ATTGGGCCCAGCACCGACACGGGGGAGGAAGAAGTGCTACACGACTACGACTGGGGGGACGCGGCCGCCTGCCGCGACACCGACCCGGACACGATGTTCGTCGAGCAGGCCAAGCAGGAACGCGCCAAGACCACCTGCCTCGGCTGCCCCGTCCGGACCGAGTGCCTGGCGCACGCCCTGGACAACCAGCTGGAGTTCGGCGTCTGGGGCGGCATGACCGAACGCGAACGGCGCGCCCTGCTGCGCCGGCGGCCGACGGTCACCTCCTGGCGGGAGCTCCTGGAGAGTGCTCGGGCCGAGCACGCGCGGGCCACCACCGACCCGCGCTGCACGGCTGCCTGA
- the lexA gene encoding transcriptional repressor LexA, producing MKVRQSPWTAPNRGRRVPHHQDLQEEERPVPEDSTSPVRAGRPPGARVGLDGLTERQRQVVSTIRDFVTQHGYPPSMREIGLAVGLRSTSSVAHVIGRLEKMHVVRRDPHRPRAYVVSEHRLGSAEQLAPRTHLPTSTSYVPLVGRIAAGGPILAEQDVEDVLPLPRQLVGDGELFALTVAGDSMLEAGICDGDLVTVRRQPTAENGQIVAAMIDGEATVKRLRHRDGLTWLMPANPLYEPLPGEQAIILGKVVAVLRSL from the coding sequence CTGAAGGTTCGACAAAGTCCATGGACCGCGCCCAATCGCGGGCGTAGAGTGCCACACCACCAAGATCTCCAGGAAGAGGAGCGCCCCGTGCCGGAGGACAGCACCAGCCCCGTCCGCGCCGGCCGACCGCCCGGCGCCCGCGTCGGCCTCGACGGACTCACGGAGAGGCAGCGGCAAGTCGTCTCCACGATCCGGGACTTCGTCACGCAGCACGGGTACCCGCCCTCGATGAGGGAGATCGGTCTGGCCGTCGGGCTTCGGTCCACCTCATCGGTCGCCCACGTCATCGGGCGGCTGGAGAAGATGCACGTCGTGCGCCGGGACCCGCACCGGCCCCGGGCCTACGTGGTGTCCGAGCATCGCCTCGGCTCCGCTGAGCAGCTGGCCCCGCGGACGCACCTGCCGACGTCCACCTCGTACGTACCGCTGGTCGGCCGCATCGCAGCCGGCGGTCCGATCCTCGCCGAGCAGGACGTCGAGGACGTCCTGCCACTGCCCCGGCAACTCGTCGGCGACGGCGAGCTGTTCGCCCTCACCGTCGCGGGCGACTCGATGCTCGAAGCGGGGATCTGCGACGGCGACCTGGTCACCGTTCGCCGACAGCCAACAGCCGAGAACGGGCAGATCGTAGCTGCCATGATCGACGGCGAAGCCACCGTCAAGAGGCTCAGGCACCGCGACGGGCTGACCTGGCTCATGCCGGCCAACCCCCTCTACGAGCCCTTGCCGGGAGAGCAAGCGATCATCCTGGGCAAGGTCGTCGCGGTACTCCGCAGCCTCTGA
- a CDS encoding DNA polymerase III subunit alpha: MIEVFTHLHTASGYSVRFGGSLPGPLAERAAERGMTELALTDRDTVSGVVRFAKACAAAGIRPLFGADLAVGTVEDPGPAAQRLRTPARGGAFVDETAPRVTFLARDRSGWANLCTLISAAWAARAERGGGQPIVPLEVLAAHTEGLTVLLGPASEPVRALAGGRPDRATDLLAPWRTWFGPHLRLEAVHLRRTGTGPGSLRLAARTVGLAADLDLPAVLTNAVRYTDPHQGPIADVLDAARLLRPVQPGSTCNGERWLKGPGEMAELAAEVAGAAGQGRSGGQRLLAVTARTAAECRLDPKSDLGIGGVRFPEEDQLGLEPGSSARVLRERCQAAMVTRGYDRDPAAVQRLGEELDVITGLGWPTFFLTVGQIVTDFKEAGVRVSARGSGAGSLVVHLLGISAANPMEHGLMIMERFLSYRRRSLPDIDVDVPADRRIDCYRLVLDRFTSARVAAVAMPETYRVRWALRDVALATGLAPEEAGRLAKAFPHIRAKDARAAMAELPELRQVAERADYYGARFWDLVEGLDALPRGQAMHPCGLVLSDSTLLARTPVLPTPGESLPMTVFDKDDIEDLGCLKLDILGNRTMQAMSYALSEIERTTGEKVDLDDPAQVPLTDEGAFALLREGESLGVFSIDSPGQRDLLGRAQPRAFLDLVVQLALFRPGPVAADMIRPWLAARHGRQPVRYPHPDLIPALSPTLGVLVFNEQVAKVISVITRTDLAMGEEARRALSRPERLPALERWFRTRAAEAGYDQRVIDTTWAQVQGMGAYGFPASHSMAFAVITFQSAWLKAHHGASFYAGIMQAEPGMYPLRLLLTDARRHGVPVLPVSVSASEAGYQVESGPDGRQGLRIALAAVKGITEDETARITAARPFTSVPDFWERARPSLPTAQNLARIGALDSLTGGRIGRRDLLLLLDELHHGRRSAAVPDQLALPTPAGPTAPSGLPGMTPGEELQAELDVIGLDASRHLMTEHHQLLAELGVTPSAQLRAVENGEVVLVAGAKVAIQTPPQSGRRTIFVTLDDGSGRPVDLAFFSGPDAEAAAHTLFHTWQLVVRGQLQHRGKAVSVVGQRAWDLNELARVRAEGGTAAVRALLAAPSPGDDPDQDNHPRPDRPGPGGAGRLWHASPGSAG, from the coding sequence GTGATCGAGGTGTTCACGCACCTCCACACAGCCTCGGGCTACTCGGTTCGCTTCGGAGGATCGCTCCCCGGCCCCCTGGCAGAACGGGCCGCCGAGCGCGGGATGACCGAACTGGCACTCACCGACCGGGACACCGTCTCCGGGGTGGTCCGGTTCGCGAAGGCCTGCGCCGCCGCCGGCATCCGGCCGCTGTTCGGCGCGGACCTGGCCGTCGGCACCGTCGAGGACCCGGGCCCGGCCGCCCAGCGGCTCCGGACCCCCGCCCGGGGCGGAGCTTTCGTCGACGAAACCGCACCACGGGTGACCTTCCTCGCCCGCGACCGATCCGGGTGGGCCAACTTGTGCACCCTGATCAGCGCCGCCTGGGCAGCGCGCGCCGAACGTGGCGGCGGCCAGCCCATCGTGCCGCTGGAAGTGCTCGCCGCCCACACCGAGGGCCTCACCGTGCTGCTCGGCCCGGCCTCCGAACCGGTCCGCGCCCTCGCCGGCGGCCGCCCGGACCGCGCCACCGACCTCCTCGCCCCGTGGCGGACCTGGTTCGGCCCCCACCTGCGCCTTGAGGCCGTCCACCTGCGCCGCACCGGCACCGGGCCCGGCTCGCTGCGGCTGGCCGCCCGCACCGTCGGCCTGGCCGCCGACCTGGACCTGCCTGCTGTCCTGACCAACGCCGTCCGCTACACCGACCCGCACCAGGGCCCGATCGCCGACGTCCTGGACGCGGCCCGCCTGCTGCGCCCCGTCCAGCCCGGCAGCACATGCAACGGGGAACGCTGGCTCAAAGGTCCGGGCGAGATGGCGGAGCTGGCGGCCGAGGTCGCCGGGGCGGCCGGCCAGGGCCGCTCCGGCGGGCAGCGGCTGCTGGCGGTGACCGCCCGCACGGCCGCCGAGTGCAGGCTCGACCCGAAGAGCGACCTCGGGATCGGCGGCGTCCGCTTCCCGGAGGAGGACCAGCTCGGCCTGGAGCCGGGCAGCTCCGCCCGGGTGCTCCGCGAGCGCTGCCAGGCGGCGATGGTCACCCGCGGCTACGACCGCGACCCGGCCGCCGTCCAGCGCCTCGGTGAGGAACTGGACGTCATCACCGGGCTCGGCTGGCCGACCTTCTTCCTGACGGTGGGCCAGATCGTCACGGACTTCAAGGAGGCCGGGGTCCGGGTGTCGGCGCGCGGCTCCGGCGCCGGCTCGCTGGTCGTGCACCTGCTCGGCATCTCCGCGGCGAACCCGATGGAACACGGCCTGATGATCATGGAGCGGTTCCTGTCGTACCGGCGCCGTTCCCTGCCGGACATCGATGTCGACGTCCCCGCCGACCGCCGGATCGACTGCTACCGCCTCGTGCTGGATCGGTTCACCTCCGCCCGGGTCGCGGCCGTGGCGATGCCGGAGACCTACCGGGTTCGCTGGGCCCTCAGGGACGTCGCCCTCGCCACCGGGCTCGCGCCCGAGGAAGCCGGCCGCCTCGCCAAGGCATTCCCGCACATCCGCGCGAAGGACGCCCGCGCCGCGATGGCCGAACTGCCGGAGCTGCGACAGGTCGCCGAGCGAGCCGACTACTACGGTGCCCGCTTCTGGGACCTGGTCGAGGGCCTGGACGCACTCCCACGTGGCCAGGCCATGCACCCCTGCGGCCTGGTGCTGTCCGACTCCACCCTGCTGGCCCGCACGCCGGTGCTCCCGACCCCGGGGGAAAGCCTGCCCATGACGGTGTTCGACAAGGACGACATCGAGGACCTGGGCTGCCTGAAGCTCGACATCCTCGGGAACCGGACCATGCAGGCGATGTCCTACGCGCTCTCCGAGATCGAACGCACCACCGGCGAGAAGGTCGACCTGGACGACCCGGCCCAGGTACCGCTGACCGACGAAGGCGCCTTCGCCCTGCTGCGCGAGGGCGAATCCCTGGGCGTATTTTCGATCGACAGCCCAGGTCAGCGCGACCTGCTGGGCCGCGCCCAACCGCGGGCCTTCCTCGACCTGGTCGTGCAGCTGGCGCTGTTCAGGCCCGGGCCAGTCGCCGCAGACATGATCAGACCGTGGCTGGCCGCCCGGCACGGCCGCCAACCGGTCCGCTACCCGCACCCGGACCTGATCCCCGCCTTGTCCCCCACCCTGGGCGTCCTCGTGTTCAACGAGCAGGTAGCCAAGGTCATCTCCGTCATCACGCGCACTGACCTCGCGATGGGGGAGGAGGCCCGCCGAGCCCTCAGCCGCCCCGAGCGCCTGCCCGCCCTGGAGCGCTGGTTCCGCACCCGGGCAGCCGAAGCAGGCTACGACCAACGGGTCATCGACACGACGTGGGCCCAGGTCCAGGGCATGGGCGCATACGGGTTCCCGGCCTCGCACTCGATGGCGTTCGCCGTGATCACCTTCCAGAGCGCCTGGCTCAAGGCCCACCACGGAGCCAGCTTCTACGCCGGAATCATGCAGGCCGAGCCCGGCATGTACCCGCTGCGCCTGCTGCTCACCGACGCCCGCCGGCACGGCGTCCCGGTACTGCCCGTGAGCGTGTCCGCCTCCGAGGCCGGGTACCAGGTCGAGTCCGGCCCGGACGGCCGGCAGGGGCTGCGGATCGCGCTCGCCGCAGTGAAGGGCATCACCGAGGACGAGACCGCCCGGATCACCGCCGCCCGGCCGTTCACCTCTGTTCCGGACTTCTGGGAGCGGGCCCGCCCCTCCCTGCCCACCGCACAGAACCTCGCCCGCATCGGCGCCCTCGACTCGCTCACCGGCGGCCGGATCGGCCGACGCGACCTGCTGCTGCTCCTGGACGAACTCCACCACGGCCGCCGCTCCGCCGCCGTGCCGGACCAGCTCGCCCTGCCCACCCCGGCCGGGCCGACCGCACCGAGCGGGCTGCCGGGGATGACCCCCGGCGAGGAACTCCAGGCGGAGCTGGACGTGATCGGCCTGGACGCCTCCCGCCACCTGATGACCGAGCACCACCAGCTGCTGGCCGAGCTCGGCGTCACCCCCTCCGCCCAGCTGCGCGCGGTGGAGAACGGCGAGGTCGTGCTGGTCGCCGGAGCGAAGGTCGCGATCCAGACGCCGCCCCAGAGCGGCCGCCGAACGATCTTCGTCACCTTGGACGACGGCAGCGGCAGGCCGGTCGACCTCGCATTCTTCTCCGGCCCGGACGCCGAGGCCGCCGCGCACACCCTCTTCCACACCTGGCAGTTGGTGGTCCGCGGCCAGCTGCAGCACCGCGGGAAGGCCGTCTCCGTCGTCGGGCAGCGGGCCTGGGACCTGAACGAGCTCGCCCGGGTCCGGGCAGAAGGCGGCACCGCAGCCGTCCGAGCACTGCTCGCCGCGCCCTCCCCGGGCGATGACCCTGACCAGGACAACCACCCCCGGCCCGACCGGCCCGGACCCGGTGGCGCGGGCCGGCTCTGGCACGCTTCACCCGGATCGGCCGGGTGA